The following coding sequences lie in one Chelonoidis abingdonii isolate Lonesome George chromosome 6, CheloAbing_2.0, whole genome shotgun sequence genomic window:
- the LOC116823873 gene encoding sialic acid-binding Ig-like lectin 15 has translation MVDKGRQSKKQELEDKRSQPSRNSARENTPGPGKTAKGSGQPHGPVRAHLQEAPGGIPVGAHGQVGGGMLRGGWAQSGWDMYVPPQIMGLRGDSIVLPCNFTHPKPNYTGDIQVIWKPDIFQCLVSNSSTKTRSFDNCTTGQGPSGRYRLAGDPQRHNLSLHITGLRYEDSKGYMCRVVLRQNPAWAYENKMAIMLSVEARPSILNLTLLPGPLPVQVACTAEGNPVPNITWLGLAGSEVGQLQNTTGPQYQTTQVLSVSRIGTYTCRAENVHGQAERSVLVGPMGPPLLLIILLPAALLLLAGLLLLVLCCRWKDC, from the exons GCCCAGCCGTAATAGCGCCAGGGAAAACACTCCTGGCCCTGGAAAGACAGCAAAAGGGAGTGGCCAGCCACATGGGCCAGTGCGTGCGCACCTCCAGGAGGCACCAGGCGGTATCCCCGTCGGCGCGCATGGGCAGGTGGGAG GGGGCATGCTGCGGGGCGGCTGGGCACAGTCCGGCTGGGACATGTATGTCCCCCCCCAGATAATGGGGCTGAGAGGAGATTCCATTGTGCTGCCCTGCAACTTCACACACCCGAAACCCAACTACACGGGTGACATCCAGGTGATCTGGAAGCCCGATATTTTCCAATGCCTGGTGAGCAACAGCAGCACCAAGACGAGGAGCTTCGACAACTGCACGACGGGGCAGGGGCCGAGTGGGCGCTACCGCCTGGCCGGGGACCCCCAGCGGCACAACCTCTCCCTGCACATCACTGGGCTGCGCTACGAGGACAGCAAAGGGTACATGTGCCGCGTGGTTCTCCGACAAAATCCAGCTTGGGCCTACGAGAACAAGATGGCGATAATGCTCAGCGTGGAAG cacgaCCCAGCATCCTCAACCTCACGCTGCTCCCCGGGCCCCTCCCTGTGCAGGTGGCCTGCACAGCCGAGGGGAACCCCGTGCCCAACATCACATGGCTGGGGCTGGCGGGGAGTGAGGTGGGACAGTTGCAGAACACCACTGGGCCCCAGTACCAGACAACGCAGGTGCTGTCAGTGAGCCGGATCGGGACCTACACCTGCCGGGCGGAGAACGTGCACGGCCAGGCTGAGCGCTCGGTGCTTGTGGGGCCCATGGGGCCACCCCTGCTGCTCATCATCCTcctcccagcagccctgctcctgcttgcCGGCCTCCTGCTGCTCGTCCTCTGCTGCCGATGGAAAG ACTGCTGA